The following proteins are encoded in a genomic region of Dioscorea cayenensis subsp. rotundata cultivar TDr96_F1 chromosome 8, TDr96_F1_v2_PseudoChromosome.rev07_lg8_w22 25.fasta, whole genome shotgun sequence:
- the LOC120267776 gene encoding protein FAR1-RELATED SEQUENCE 5-like — protein sequence MFMEGARAEGDELIADYVECLMSLDTNTRPGETDQQVIGNSGQESTSISAQTIEHTEAKDLVTAIVGDVKQEPYLGMEFDSDEAAKTFYNDYARRLGFPFRVGRSRRSKGVQEVLIMKRFVCSKEGVYRKKPTNEGTRKRERISMREGCKAMMEVIRDSNRWVVTKLEKAHNHHLGTCSRVGYLRARGFIDTAEKISIVASDAMSLLRQNAFGEGGDAQGLLDYFKKMQAQSSAFFYAIQVDNNSCLTNAFWADSRARSAYSYFGDTVTFDTTYKKNKYMMPFVTFSGVNHHLQPVIFGCALLIDETEFSFIWLFETWLAAMGGRPPPVSLVTDQNRAMAAAIAKVFPNTCHRFCKWLILSRSKQKLAHVYSAHPTLRAELEKCVIESETVRCFETSWVSILDKYDLRKNTWLQALFNIRQRWIPLYMKDTFFAEMSPTQKLETMNEFYKKYFNTKTSLKVFLTQFDLSMENRYDEELQADSFTLCTKPLLKTASPIEKQAAETYTRMVFEKFQEEFVESLGYSVYKIKDGTISKFTVARDEDALESFIVTYDTAKGTASCSCKHFEFSGILCRHVLGVFLMVDLHMLPEEYFLKRWTRNAKSDVLLDDCSDELQKKGTSSVEIYKAAKDALQKAFAEIAIVEKSAGKGEQRDAININEDITVDEAMTNQSLQDPERKVTNLLGHLLGSTWSPM from the exons ATGTTCATGGAGGGTGCGAGAGCGGAAGGCGATGAGCTTATAGCAGATTATGTTGAGTGTCTCATGTCATTAGATACCAATACTCGCCCGGGAGAGACTGATCAACAAGTTATCGGAAACTCAGGCCAAGAATCAACTAGTATTTCTGCTCAAACAATTGAACATACCGAAGCAAAAGATCTTGTCACTGCCATTGTAGGAGATGTTAAGCAAGAACCATACTTGGGCATGGAGTTTGACTCTGATGAGGCTGCGAAGACATTTTACAATGACTATGCAAGACGTTTGGGGTTTCCATTCCGTGTTGGAAGGTCACGGCGATCAAAAGGTGTCCAAGAGGTTCTGATTATGAAAAGATTCGTGTGCTCAAAAGAAGGTGTGTATCGAAAGAAGCCAACCAATGAAGGCACAAGGAAGCGTGAGCGGATATCGATGAGGGAAGGTTGCAAGGCAATGATGGAGGTCATTCGAGATTCTAACCGATGGGTTGTTACAAAGCTTGAGAAGGCGCATAACCATCACCTTGGGACTTGTAGTAGAGTAGGTTACCTTCGTGCAAGGGGTTTCATCGACACTGCTGAGAAGATTAGCATAGTGGCATCTGATGCAATGTCACTACTCCGGCAGAATGCCTTCGGGGAAGGAGGAGATGCTCAGGGCCTTCTggattattttaagaaaatgcAAGCACAGAGTTCGGCATTCTTTTATGCTATACAAGTTGACAATAATAGCTGTCTAACCAATGCTTTTTGGGCTGACTCCAGGGCAAGAAGTGCATACAGCTACTTTGGTGACACCGTCACGTTTGATAcaacatataaaaagaataagtacATGATGCCCTTTGTTACATTCTCAGGAGTGAACCATCATCTGCAGCCTGTTATCTTTGGATGTGCTTTACTCATAGATGAGACGGAATTCTCATTTATCTGGTTATTTGAAACGTGGCTTGCTGCAATGGGTGGGCGTCCTCCTCCGGTTTCCTTGGTTACAGACCAAAATAGAGCAATGGCGGCAGCAATTGCAAAAGTTTTCCCAAACACTTGTCATAGATTTTGCAAGTGGCTCATTTTAAGTAGAAGTAAACAGAAGTTAGCACATGTATATTCAGCACACCCTACTTTGAGAGCAGAGCTGGAGAAATGTGTCATTGAGTCTGAAACTGTAAGGTGTTTTGAGACTAGTTGGGTATCAATCCTTGATAAGTATGACTTGCGGAAAAACACATGGTTGCAAGCACTGTTCAATATCCGTCAAAGATGGATTCCACTTTACATGAAAGATACATTCTTCGCAGAGATGTCTCCGACACAAAAGTTAGAAACCATGAATGAGTTTTACAAGAAGTATTTCAATACCAAAACCTCGTTGAAAGTGTTTCTAACGCAGTTTGACTTGTCCATGGAGAATCGATATGATGAAGAACTCCAAGCTGACTCTTTCACATTATGTACCAAACCACTTCTGAAGACCGCATCACCCATAGAAAAACAAGCAGCAGAAACTTACACAAGAATGGTCTTTGAGAAATTTCAGGAGGAATTCGTCGAATCTTTAGGATATAGTGTTTACAAAATCAAGGATGGGACAATCAGCAAGTTTACTGTCGCTAGAGATGAAGATGCTCTTGAATCATTCATTGTCACTTACGATACTGCTAAAGGGACAGCCAGCTGTAGCTGTAAACACTTCGAATTTTCAGGTATCTTGTGCAGGCATGTTTTAGGAGTCTTCTTGATGGTTGATCTTCACATGCTTCCAGAAGAATACTTCTTGAAGCGTTGGACAAGGAATGCCAAGAGCGATGTGTTGCTGGATGACTGCAGTGATGAACTTCAGA AAAAGGGAACATCTTCTGTGGAGATATATAAGGCCGCAAAGGATGCACTTCAAAAGGCTTTTGCTGAGATTGCTATT